One genomic segment of Hordeum vulgare subsp. vulgare chromosome 2H, MorexV3_pseudomolecules_assembly, whole genome shotgun sequence includes these proteins:
- the LOC123429583 gene encoding probable carboxylesterase 18, whose translation MSETGSTSREQEAAPRASLPRAVRLQVAVFSAAIDVINRRDGTVNRRLYSVADRVLRVRAGPRPDPSGVRSADFDVDASRGLWARVFSFSSPVPQAPLPVVVYFHGGGFAMFSARQCYFDRLCRRICRGVGAVVVSVEYRLAPEHPYPAAYDDAVDTLRFIDANGVPGMDEGVRVDLSSCFLAGESAGGNIIHHAANRWAAAAPTPSSVRVAGLLSVQPYFGGEERTESELRLDGVAPIVTLRRADFWWRAFLPEGASRDHPAAHVTDENAELTEAFPPAMVLVGGLDPLQDWQRRYADVLRRKGKAVEVVEFPDGIHAFYLFPDLPDTARAIERMRTFVESNRQRS comes from the coding sequence ATGTCGGAAACGGGAAGCACGAGCCGGGAGCAAGAGGCGGCTCCGCGCGCCTCGCTGCCGCGCGCGGTGCGGCTTCAGGTCGCCGTGTTCTCGGCCGCCATCGACGTCATCAACCGCCGCGACGGCACCGTCAACCGCCGCCTCTACTCCGTCGCCGACCGCGTCCTCCGCGTGCGCGCGGGCCCCCGCCCGGACCCTTCCGGCGTCCGCTCCGCCGACTTCGACGTCGACGCGTCGCGCGGCCTCTGGGCGcgcgtcttctccttctcctcccccgtTCCCCAGGCCCCGCTCCCGGTCGTCGTCTACTTCCACGGCGGCGGCTTCGCCATGTTCTCCGCGCGCCAGTGCTACTTCGACCGCCTGTGCCGCCGCATCTGCCGCGGCGTCGGCGCGGTCGTCGTCTCCGTCGAGTACCGCCTCGCGCCCGAGCACCCCTACCCGGCCGCCTACGACGACGCGGTGGACACGCTCCGCTTCATCGACGCCAATGGCGTCCCGGGGATGGACGAGGGGGTCCGGGTGGACCTCTCCAGCTGCTTCCTCGCCGGGGAGAGCGCCGGCGGCAACATAATCCACCACGCGGCCAACCGCTGGGCTGCGGCCGCGCCCACCCCCAGCTCCGTGCGCGTCGCCGGCCTCCTGTCCGTGCAGCCGTACTTCGGCGGCGAGGAGCGGACGGAGTCGGAGCTGAGGCTGGACGGCGTGGCGCCGATCGTGACCCTCCGGCGGGCGGACTTCTGGTGGAGGGCGTTCCTGCCGGAGGGCGCCAGCCGCGACCACCCCGCGGCGCACGTGACCGACGAGAACGCCGAGCTGACCGAGGCGTTCCCGCCGGCGATGGTGCTGGTCGGCGGGCTCGACCCGCTGCAGGACTGGCAGCGGCGGTACGCCGACGTGCTGCGCCGGAAGGGGAAGGCCGTGGAGGTGGTGGAGTTCCCGGACGGTATCCACGCGTTCTACCTCTTCCCAGACCTCCCCGACACCGCCAGGGCTATCGAGCGCATGAGGACGTTCGTGGAAAGCAACAGGCAACGAAGTTGA